In Desulfotignum phosphitoxidans DSM 13687, the genomic stretch TAAAAAAGTGGATGGCCGATCACGCAGCCACCGGACTGCCGCCTGCTTATTTGCCCAAGGAGGAAAACACCATTGAATAACATTGATATTAAAAGCCTGTATGGCCTCAAGTATAATCCTTTTTTGCCAAACATTCCTGAGGAGGCTCTTTATATGCTTCCCGGCTCAGAGACGTTTGAGCTTCGTATCCGTTCCATGGCCCGACAGGGCGGCTTTGCTTTGATTACCGGAGAACCCGGATTGGGCAAAAGCAAGACCTTGCATAAAATGGCTTACGGCCTGGAAAAAGTCCCTGATCTTGCCGTCGGGGTTATGCAACGTCCTCAAAGCAGGCTGGGAGATTTTTACAGGGAGCTTGGAGAACTGTTTAATGTAGCGCTTTCACCTGCCAACAGGTATGGAGGCTTTAAGACCCTTCGAGAACGCTGGATACATCATTGCCAGAGCACTTTGTTTAAACCGGTTCTGCTCATTGATGAGGCCCAGCATGTCTCTGACGAATGCCTGACAGAATT encodes the following:
- a CDS encoding ExeA family protein, which gives rise to MNNIDIKSLYGLKYNPFLPNIPEEALYMLPGSETFELRIRSMARQGGFALITGEPGLGKSKTLHKMAYGLEKVPDLAVGVMQRPQSRLGDFYRELGELFNVALSPANRYGGFKTLRERWIHHCQSTLFKPVLLIDEAQHVSDECLTELRILQSHQFDSQNLLFTILCGDNRLPERFRSPELLPLGSRIGPRLVLEPLTPDQLQEYLHFALDQAGNSQLMSEELIRTLAGHAANNLRILNQMAAELLNTAAVKELPK